Genomic window (Muntiacus reevesi chromosome X, mMunRee1.1, whole genome shotgun sequence):
CAAggcgggccgggcctgggggaaccctaaaagaggcacaaagagtaggttgaacgtggctgTGGATCACCAGTGGCCTCCTTCAGAAAATCCAGCCGGGCTGctgtctgaccccgagtcctctgAGGAGTTTAGTGAGATAGAGTTGATGAGGGTGAGCATTTCTCCCAAAGACGGAGGCCGGGCCAAGCTCAAGAGCCCCGAGGATCCTGGGAACACACCCAGACGCTCGAATGTCCAAGGCAGGGAGAATCTCCTTAACGTGCCAGGCACTTGCCTGTCCTCGGCTCCGCAAGGATTAATTTCAGTTGTGGAaaagcagggcaggcagggcggtgcagagcaggaggacatCTCTACCCCTAAGAAAGTGCAGAGtgtgctctgggggaaggggaaCAGCCTGTCCAGCTACCCGGGAGTGGCAGTAGTATCAGCTGCTGCAGCTGCCGCTACAGGCAGTGGGCCGTGGCCCACTCCTAGGAGGAAGGGGATCCAGGAGAAGAAATCCCTTGGGGGCATCTCCAAACCTGCCGTGGAGagaaccttcccttcctgggggcagggagtcTCGGCCACTCCCCTGGAACCGGCCACCTTCCCCCCAATCTCCGGCATCCCGCTGctcgggaggtccaagaaggaggccTTGGTCCCTTCGGGAGTCAAAGAGTTCAAGCACACCGGTGCTGGGAAGAAATCCGTGGCTAGGCGAGCCCAGGAGTTGGTGGCAGCAATGGCGGTGTCGGGAGAAGACAACGACCCAAATAGAGACCCATTCCCAAAGGGTCAAGTGAGTAGGCcagacccctcctctctccccactcttccccctcccaccctccccacggCACAGGTCTTCACCCCTTGTCCCTCTCTCCATTCCTCAGGGGTCGTCATTGGGTGGCCCTCGgtcactgggtcattaggatgccAGATTGGGAtccttttactagggacaaacgttaaggtagcacttcgggtgtgctgggctcggttctccacccttggcctgtttccagcctcctccacgaggctggggctggagtggaagggagagcTGATAGCTGAATTGATTTGaggggaccccttaaaagcttcacagagcttCGGTGTTTAGACGCATCACTTTCCTGCTTCCTACTTCCTAGCTCTTCCCCAAACCTTCCTTGCAGGGTGCCCAGGTTTCTCAGTGCCAAACTGTTGAccccagctcagctctgcctACTGGCCTGGGGCTGACTGAGAGAGAATTTGCTAAAGTGatcagcctttcaattctctttccaaT
Coding sequences:
- the LOC136154497 gene encoding uncharacterized protein CXorf49 homolog, which produces MSSPDDEVSASGAGFGSDCGERTSGLEASFTAPQGPGPGPGPSPGPEPGATGSSEGEGGGGFPDPEDFESERELLEAGGPVLWGREGRSGFPADDQGDALQLADESMAAILQQMAYLNVLGISRYLSQESYAVGEVSDLWDLKERPCHRGGAAHKCGEAAQAEAGPNGVGGPKAGRAWGNPKRGTKSRLNVAVDHQWPPSENPAGLLSDPESSEEFSEIELMRVSISPKDGGRAKLKSPEDPGNTPRRSNVQGRENLLNVPGTCLSSAPQGLISVVEKQGRQGGAEQEDISTPKKVQSVLWGKGNSLSSYPGVAVVSAAAAAATGSGPWPTPRRKGIQEKKSLGGISKPAVERTFPSWGQGVSATPLEPATFPPISGIPLLGRSKKEALVPSGVKEFKHTGAGKKSVARRAQELVAAMAVSGEDNDPNRDPFPKGQVLAVAAALGGSNPEPESLPTIVVTRNQLTIPQDRKDSSSYPEGNGSTFNSASKRYLADKFQIVESSIFLQEEQQLTSKAGEL